The region TTCGTATCGTCCGTCGTTATCAAGGTCGACAATCTGCGGCCACGCCGGTGGATCGATCGCCGTTTGAATCCAATCAGCGACCGGCAGTTCGGCTTGCGAATCGAACGTCCACAACATCCGAGCCTCGGTCAGTGACCACACGGCGATCCGCACTCGCGAATGGGGGCGGTTGGCCGCCGGCGTGCCGATGGCGGGCAAACTCTGCGTCAGAATCACTTCATCGGCGCCGTCCCCATCGACGTCGATCACGATGGGGGTGCGACTCGGTTGCACTCCGCAATCGATCGGTTGGCCGATTGGGCTTCCGGTGGCGGTGTCGTAGGCAATCAGACGCGATCCGACCATCGTGGTCAGCCGCTTTGGCGACACTGCGGTGGACGTGTCCCAGGACGCCAACACCGCCGGACTGGGGACGTGGTGGAAATACCCGGTGCGCTCGATCCGAGGCAATTGGCGACGTACGCCGCTGAGGGAAAAGTCGCTCTGGATGCCACCGACCGAAGACGCCGCGGCGGCAGACCCGTAGAACCAGCGAACGCTTTCGGGCACATCCAGCGTTGCGGGCGTGACAAAATCGGACTCGCTAAAGTTGAGTCGCCAGATTGTTTTTCCCGATTGTCCGCATACCGTTTGCAGCCAACGCCGCACTTTCGCGGATGGATCGGCTTGCTCGGCCATCATCACGGCGAAATCGGGGATACCATCTTTGTTTGCATCGTCGACCACCGTTGGCGGGTACAAAACGCTGCTGCGGACTCCTTGCTGATAACGCTGCGAATCGTTGCTGATTTCTTGTTCCAAATCATGCCCCGCTGCAGCGGTCCACAGCAACTCGCCATCGGAACCGGAAATCGCGAACACGATCGCTTGGTGACGTGCGGCCACGACAAAGTCCTCGACGTCGTCGCCGTTAAGATCCACCGCGGGACTAACGATGTAAGGTCTTAGGTCGAAGCTGCCTCCGCCGGTGTAAGGACTGCTGGTCATCAATCGCTTCCATGGCCAAACCCAACCGATCGTGGGCTTCAGCAGAGGCTGGCTTGTGTGATCCAGTGCGGTGGTCCACCGCAGTTGATTTCGTTGTGGGTCGAAACATCGTAGCCCCGATTCGTCCATCATCACGATCAATGGATGTCCGTCCGCCGCCACAATCTTGTAAGTGCTTTGAATGTCCTGCGGGGGCATCAATAAGGATTCGTCGAGGTTGACCTCAAATTTGGGCGATTGACCTCGAGCCAGATTCACGTCGTAGGTTTCACTCAGCCGGCTTTCACCGGAAATCTGGACTTGGTACTGACCTGCGGTGATCTCGATCGGTTCTTGAGTCGGCACGGTTTGGCGTGTGACAAGGGCGCCCGTGTTGTCGCGAATGACCGCCGCCAACGGAGGTGTGTTGGTGGTAAACGACACGGGAACGAGTTGGCTTTGACGATAACTTTGCATCAACAACAACACGACGATCAATAGTGCCGCGGTCGCTGCGACCGAACGAGCGGTCAATGTCAGTGCATGACGATGTTTCCGAGCCCATTGTGCACTTCGTTCGATCCAGTTCGCTCGACGCGTCTTGATTGGACGACCGTCGAGAACCGCTCGGCAATCGTCCGCCAGCGATTGGGCCGAGCCGTACCGCTGCTCGGGCTGTTTTGCCAGGCACTTTAGCAAGATCGTTTCCATGTCACGTGACAACGCCGGTGACAAGGTGCGAGGTGGAACCGGATCTTGGTTCAAAATTTGATCGATCACCCCCTGAGGCGTCTCGGCCAAATAGACAGGCCGCCCCGTCATCAATTCGTACAGCGTGGCTCCGAGGCTGTAGAGATCGGTGCGGTGGTCCAGTCGGTGACGCGATGCCGAAGCCTGTTCGGGACTCATGTAACGCGGCGTTCCGATGACCGCGCCGGTCATGCTAAGTGTCACGGTATCCAGCCGCATGGCCAAACCAAAATCGGTCAGCCAGATTCGGCCCTCGTCGTCCAGTAGCAGGTTGGATGGTTTGATGTCGCGATGGATGACGCCGCGTTGATGCGCATGAGCGAGTGCGTCGGCCACTTGGACGCCCCAGTTCATCGCCGTCATGGGATCGATCGGTTCGGCCGTCTCGCCGAGCACATCGGCCAGACTGCGTCCTTGGATAAACTCCATCGCAAAAAAGTGGACGCCTTTCTCGAAACCAACATAGAAAATCGGGACGATGTTGGTGTGGTGCAAATGCGCCACCGTCTCGGCCTCGCGGCGAAAGCGATCGATTGCCTCGGGATCGCTGAGCGAAGCAAACCGCAGCACTTTCAAGGCGACACGGCGATGCAACGAAACCTGCTCGGCCTCGAACACCACGCCCATGCCACCGCGTCCGATCTCTCGCAGCAACCGGAAATCGCCGAGTTGTTGGTCTCGCGTGTGCAGGTTCGATTCCGCGACTGGGGCCAGCGGTGATCCCGGTAATTGCAATCCGTCTAACGTCGATGCCAACGCCCCCGACGTTGGGGCGGATTCATTGGTGGCATCGTTTGACTTTTCGCTCGGCATCACAATTCACTCCATGCAACGCCACGTCGGTTTCTTTACGCCGTCATTTTACTGCTGGGTAAACTGCGACGAAATGGATTACTTCCCAAAATCCTCGCCTGGATTGTCAATTGCAACTCGGCGAAGTTAAGATTCACGTGTCTGAGCAAGAGGCTCCGGTTTTCTCTTCAGTGACCTTGATTGCGAAATGACCATGAATTACTCGGCAACGTTACGCAAAGCCAATGAAGGCCGCACGATCGCGGTCGTTGGTGACGTGTACCGCTTTCTGGCAACTGGCGACGAGACGGGCGGCAAGTATGCGATGTGGGAAGCGATCGTTCCTCCGGGCGGCGGCCCTCCACCGCATATCCACAGCCGCGAAGAAGAGTCGTTCTACATTCTCGAGGGCGAAATCACGTTCCACGTGGGCGACGAAAGGATTGTTGCCACGCCAGGCACATTCGCCAACATGCCGGTGGGCAGTCGGCACAGCTTTAAGAACGAAACCGACAAGACCGCTCGCATGATTCTTTCGGTGGCGCCTGCGGGTTTAGAGCAGATGTTCTTCGAGGTTGGCGTGCGACTTGACGAGGGTTCCGCAGAAGCGTTGCCACCTACAGAGCAAGAGATCGAGAAGTTGATGGCGGTTGCGCCAAACTACGGAATCGAAATCAAACTGCCTAAATCGTAGCAATGAGTTCGCACTCGGCACCCATCTGTCTAACCCAAAACAACGAAATCTTATGTACGAAACGCTGCACGCTGATCACCAGCGTCTTGAGCAAATTTTGACGAGGGTGCTCGAAGACAGCGTCCGTTTTCTCAGTGCGACGAGTTCCAGGCCCGCAGGGGTCGTGCCGCCGGCGACTGACGCCGAAACGCTGCCTCAGGAGGGTATCGGCGCTACAGGAACTCTTGATCTTTTTCAATCAAAGTATGCCGATTGGATGAGTGGGTCTGCGGGCCCTCACTACTTTGGGTTGGTCACGGGCGGCGCGACGCCAGCCAGTATTGCGGGCGATTGGCTGACAACGATCTACGACCAAAATGCGACAGGTTCCAGCGATTCGATCGCGCCGCAGATTGAATTGGCCGCGATCGGGCTGCTGCGTCAATTGTTTGGTTTGTCGTCCGAGCACGCGGGAGTGTTTGTGTCGGGAGCGACGATGGCGAACTTTGTCGGTTTGGCCACGGCACGGCAATGGGTAGGGCATCGATACGGTGTCGACGTTGCTAAATCAGGAATGTCGGGACTGCCGCCCATCCGCGTGCTGTGCGGAACGCCTCACTCGAGCGTGTATAAAGCGATCGCGATGCTGGGGCTCGGACGCGACAGCTTGGAGCGGGTTGAAACGCTTGCGGGGCGTGAAGCGGTCGACGTGGTGGCGATGCGAACTCGATTGACGCAGCTAAACGAAAGCGGCGACCTGTGTGTGGTGGTTGCTAGTGCGGGGACCGTCAATAGCGTCGACTACGATGACCTTGACGCATTGGCGGATCTGTGCCACGAATTCGGAGTGTGGTTGCACGTGGATGCGGCCTTTGGTGGCTTTGCCGCGTGCGTCCCCGAAAAACGGTCGCTTGTTGCGGGGATGGATCGCGCGGACTCGATCACCATCGACGCGCACAAGTGGCTGAATGTGCCGTACGATTCCGCGATGATCTTTACGCGTCATCTGCAACAGCAGCGTGAGGTTTTTCAGAATTCCGCCGCGTATCTCGAAGCGGACGCGTCGCCAAGCAATTTTGTGAATCTGACGCCTGAAAACTCGCGTCGATTCCGCGCCTTACCCGCCTGGTTCACGTTGATGGCGTATGGTCGCGACGGGTACCGTGAAATCGTAACGCGAAATTGCCAGATCGCCGAGGAGATCGGCAAGCGGATCGATGCCTCCAGCGCGTTTCGCTTGCTGGCGCCGGTGCGAATGAATGGCATCGTGTTCACGCTCGCTGGCAATGATGTTGCGCACGGCCAAATTCAAGCGTATCTGCAGGCGGTACAGGCGGGCGGAGTGCTTTACATGACGCCGACAGAGTATTTTGACGCACCGGCGATCCGGATTTCGGTGACGAATTGGCGGACGACCGAACACGACATCGCGGACGTGTGGAATGGAATGCTCGCGGCGCTAGAATCCGCATCGTCTTAACAGGTGAGATTGCCGACTCCGTTTTCCACCGAGATGCCGCGATAGGTCATCTTGGGGCGTTTGCCGACAGCGGTGGCGTCGAGCGAGAATTGTCGCGTTGATATTCGCGTCGGACTTGCGTTATGAATGGCTTGATCAGCTTGAGCGTGCCGTTTCCCATTCACGGGTATCGGGTTCCTTCCAGGTTTTTCGGTCTACCCACAAGGAGCCTGGATACACGGAAAGCCTTCGCCAAATGCTGAAACAGAGTCGCGTCGGCCTCCGGAGTCACTGTTCAGTGGTTTCGCAGCCATTGCCGATCTTAGGCGAACTCGCGTGAGAGATTCAACCTGTTCGGCGATTCAACGAAACTCTTGACGGCTTGTTGATTTAAATGAAATGCAGATCGCATCAATGAGCCGTTGGCCGTGAGGCCTCGGGTAATGCGCCGGACCCGGCCGCTGACGCGTCGCGGCTCACTAAAATCAACAAGCCGTTGACGGGCTGTTGATTTAGTGAAGTTTCCTGCGGCGAGGGTGTTTGATGGACTTCCTAGTCCGTCAATGGTGTATTCGACGGACTAGGAAGTCCATCGTACGAATAAATCAACAAACCGTTGACGGCTTCCGCTGCCAGCAACAAAATCGACGTTCGTCAGGCGTCAATCGATTTTACGCCATCGGTTACACAGCCTCGGTCTACGGTTGTCGCGAAACGGGCGAGCGCGGCTTCGTTTGGCGGAAGGTGGCGGTGAGGTCTTCCCAGTCGATATGCAGCTTGCCGCCGGCCGCTTCGTGCTGTTTTTCCCAGTCGGTGAACAGTTCTAGCACGGCATGATCGACGAAGGTTACTTGATCCAAGTCGACGTGCAGATCGCTGCTTGGATCGACTTCGTCGAGGATCGCCGTGAGCTTCGGCAGGGCGAGGAAGGTCGCGGGCCCGGCGACGTGCAGTGTCGTTTTGCCGTTCGACTGATCGACGTCAACTTTCACGTGGCTGAACGCCCACAACAGCTTGGCCGCGGCGAGCGCGATGCCCACCACGACCCCGGTCAGCAGGTCGACTGCCACTACGAGCGACAACGTGATCAGGCAGATCAACCCTTCGGACTTACTTGTCTTCCATAGCTTCTTCTGCGCGGGGAAATTGATGAGCTTCCAACCGACGACGACCAGCACCGCGGCGAGGCTCGCCATCGGGATCAAGTTCAAGATGCCAGGGAACACCGCGACGAGGATCAGCAACCACGCGCCGTGCAGGATGGCCGACATGCGTGTCCGTGCGCCTGCGTCAACGTTTGCCGAACTGCGGACGATAACACCTGTAATCGGCAACACGCCCAACAGGCCGCAGATGGTGTTGCCTATGCCTTGGGCGGTGAGTTCCTTGTTGTACTTTGTCTTAACGTGCTGCTGCATCTTGTCGACGGCGGCGCAGCAAAGCATCGTTTCGGCGCTCGCGACCAGGGCGATCGTCACCGCTATCACCAGCAGTGCGGGATCGAGTAGCAGCAGCCACGACTCGCGCGTCGGCAAGTAAATGCCGTCGGTCAGGTCGCTCGGCACTTCAACCTGTTTGATGTGAACCGGGTCGCCGGGCTGCCTCAGCGACTCGCTCTCGGCGGGGGTCGCGACTTGCACTTCCAACCCGCCGGGCCGCGCCGGGGCGACGGTGCTTTCGACGGCCGCGGCGTTGGGCGAGGGGTCCCCTTCATGCGGATCGAGCTTGGTGATGCCGACCGAGTACGCGACGATCGACGCGGCGACGACCGCCACCACCGGCGGCGGCAGCACGCGAAGCGCTTTTATCGGAATGAATCTCCAAAAGACGAGTATCACAATGGTGCCTACGCCGATCATCGCAGCTAAGTGGTGCGGCTCGCCATCGATGGGCGTGAGCCCCGTCATGATCGACTTGGGAATGGTCACGAGATTCGCCAGCCCCTTGCCGAGCGGGTCGACCCACTCCTTGGCGGCCGTTTCGTCGTCGACCATCTGGTGGAACATCTTGGCGAAGATCAACACGCCGATGCCGCTGAGCATGCCTTGAATCACCGCGGGCGAAACCGCGCGGAACAGGCTGCCAAATTTTAGTAGTCCGGCCGCAAGTTGAATCAGCCCGGCAAGGAACACCGCCATGCCGAGCGCGTGCATGGCCTGGGTGATATCGAAACCGCCGGACTCGGTCTCGCCAAAATCTTCGATTACTTTCGCGACAAGCACAAACAAGCCCGCTGCCGGACCGCTGACTTGCAGCGGCGAGCCGGCGATCCAACCGACGATCAGGCCGCCGACGATGCCCGAGATGAGCCCCGTGGCGGGCGGCGCGCCCGAGGCAATCGCAATGCCGATGCACAACGGCAACGCGACTAAGAAGACAATGATCGACGCAGGTAAGTCGCTCTTGAAGGCTTCGCCGAGCGAAAGTTTCGGCTTGCCGTTGCTGTTGTTAGGCATAGCTGGTTGGCCTTAACGAATGAGGTGCACGCACCGCTCACGCGAAAAATCAACGATAGCGATTTGA is a window of Novipirellula caenicola DNA encoding:
- a CDS encoding SulP family inorganic anion transporter — its product is MPNNSNGKPKLSLGEAFKSDLPASIIVFLVALPLCIGIAIASGAPPATGLISGIVGGLIVGWIAGSPLQVSGPAAGLFVLVAKVIEDFGETESGGFDITQAMHALGMAVFLAGLIQLAAGLLKFGSLFRAVSPAVIQGMLSGIGVLIFAKMFHQMVDDETAAKEWVDPLGKGLANLVTIPKSIMTGLTPIDGEPHHLAAMIGVGTIVILVFWRFIPIKALRVLPPPVVAVVAASIVAYSVGITKLDPHEGDPSPNAAAVESTVAPARPGGLEVQVATPAESESLRQPGDPVHIKQVEVPSDLTDGIYLPTRESWLLLLDPALLVIAVTIALVASAETMLCCAAVDKMQQHVKTKYNKELTAQGIGNTICGLLGVLPITGVIVRSSANVDAGARTRMSAILHGAWLLILVAVFPGILNLIPMASLAAVLVVVGWKLINFPAQKKLWKTSKSEGLICLITLSLVVAVDLLTGVVVGIALAAAKLLWAFSHVKVDVDQSNGKTTLHVAGPATFLALPKLTAILDEVDPSSDLHVDLDQVTFVDHAVLELFTDWEKQHEAAGGKLHIDWEDLTATFRQTKPRSPVSRQP
- a CDS encoding pyridoxal phosphate-dependent decarboxylase family protein, giving the protein MYETLHADHQRLEQILTRVLEDSVRFLSATSSRPAGVVPPATDAETLPQEGIGATGTLDLFQSKYADWMSGSAGPHYFGLVTGGATPASIAGDWLTTIYDQNATGSSDSIAPQIELAAIGLLRQLFGLSSEHAGVFVSGATMANFVGLATARQWVGHRYGVDVAKSGMSGLPPIRVLCGTPHSSVYKAIAMLGLGRDSLERVETLAGREAVDVVAMRTRLTQLNESGDLCVVVASAGTVNSVDYDDLDALADLCHEFGVWLHVDAAFGGFAACVPEKRSLVAGMDRADSITIDAHKWLNVPYDSAMIFTRHLQQQREVFQNSAAYLEADASPSNFVNLTPENSRRFRALPAWFTLMAYGRDGYREIVTRNCQIAEEIGKRIDASSAFRLLAPVRMNGIVFTLAGNDVAHGQIQAYLQAVQAGGVLYMTPTEYFDAPAIRISVTNWRTTEHDIADVWNGMLAALESASS
- a CDS encoding cupin domain-containing protein, which produces MNYSATLRKANEGRTIAVVGDVYRFLATGDETGGKYAMWEAIVPPGGGPPPHIHSREEESFYILEGEITFHVGDERIVATPGTFANMPVGSRHSFKNETDKTARMILSVAPAGLEQMFFEVGVRLDEGSAEALPPTEQEIEKLMAVAPNYGIEIKLPKS